In a single window of the Prochlorococcus marinus str. AS9601 genome:
- the speD gene encoding adenosylmethionine decarboxylase → METYKKSHILSSLSDEQKLSHQSKHLLLELYKCDGEKLNDESFLRCILNRAAKLANATVLNLISNKFEPQGVTAIALLAESHISIHTWPESNYSAVDIFTCGRNMMPELASQYIIESLMAKEHSLHVIERNPPSAVPKQIRTAV, encoded by the coding sequence ATGGAAACCTACAAAAAAAGTCACATTTTAAGTTCGTTAAGTGATGAGCAAAAATTAAGTCATCAAAGTAAACACCTTTTGTTGGAACTTTATAAATGCGATGGCGAAAAATTAAATGACGAATCCTTTTTGCGCTGTATTCTTAATAGAGCTGCTAAATTGGCAAATGCAACAGTTTTAAATTTGATAAGTAATAAATTTGAGCCTCAGGGGGTTACAGCAATTGCATTACTGGCAGAATCTCATATTTCAATACATACTTGGCCTGAATCTAATTATTCGGCAGTCGATATTTTTACATGTGGTCGAAATATGATGCCTGAACTAGCTAGTCAATATATAATTGAATCTTTGATGGCTAAAGAACATTCTTTGCATGTCATTGAGCGAAATCCACCTTCAGCAGTACCCAAGCAGATCAGAACAGCTGTTTAA
- the recF gene encoding DNA replication/repair protein RecF (All proteins in this family for which functions are known are DNA-binding proteins that assist the filamentation of RecA onto DNA for the initiation of recombination or recombinational repair.) produces the protein MLNLANLINECTKKIFLNKLKIKNFRNYKSFEIDLKEQRTIVLGCNGIGKSNLLESVEFLSQLKSNRALSDKDLIENDSDMAVVKGQINFKDDLKLNLFRKGPKRIYVNETILKKQSEIKNYIRSVCFCSNDIDIVRSEPSYRRIWIDKVVSQLEPVYLDLISRFNRILKQRSHFWRSESFLKTQSSDIVESFDIQMSIISTRIFRRRRRALLKIKPYVEYWHNHLSKSKEQIDINYLSGIQNISPEEEEEEVISKKIVEQLLNQRSIEALTGKCNFGPHRDDVEFLINNVSVRKYGSSGQQRTFILALKMAELDLLTKTLNVPPILILDDVLAELDLTRQNLLLNSVGKDSQCFISATHLDKFNQSFVGSSQMIHL, from the coding sequence ATTTTAAACTTAGCTAATTTAATTAATGAATGCACAAAAAAAATTTTTTTAAATAAATTAAAAATTAAAAATTTTCGAAACTATAAAAGTTTTGAAATTGATTTAAAAGAGCAAAGAACTATTGTTCTTGGCTGTAACGGTATTGGGAAGTCAAATTTACTTGAATCGGTTGAATTTTTAAGTCAACTAAAATCTAATAGAGCATTAAGCGATAAGGATTTAATTGAGAATGACAGTGATATGGCTGTAGTCAAAGGACAGATAAATTTTAAAGATGATTTAAAGTTAAATTTATTCCGCAAAGGGCCTAAAAGAATTTACGTCAATGAAACAATCTTGAAAAAACAGAGTGAAATAAAGAATTATATTCGGAGTGTATGTTTCTGCTCCAATGATATCGATATTGTTAGAAGTGAACCAAGTTATCGAAGAATATGGATTGATAAAGTCGTATCTCAGCTTGAACCAGTATATTTAGATCTGATAAGTAGATTTAATAGGATTTTAAAGCAAAGAAGTCATTTTTGGCGTTCCGAAAGTTTTTTAAAAACTCAATCTTCAGATATTGTTGAAAGCTTTGATATTCAAATGTCAATAATAAGTACAAGAATTTTTAGGCGCAGAAGAAGGGCATTATTAAAAATAAAACCATATGTTGAATATTGGCATAATCATTTAAGTAAATCTAAAGAGCAAATAGATATAAATTATCTTTCCGGGATACAAAATATAAGTCCAGAAGAAGAAGAAGAAGAAGTTATTAGTAAAAAAATAGTAGAACAACTCTTAAATCAGCGTTCAATAGAAGCATTGACAGGTAAATGTAATTTTGGACCTCATCGTGATGATGTTGAGTTTCTAATTAATAATGTTTCAGTTAGAAAATATGGTTCTTCAGGACAGCAAAGGACTTTTATCTTGGCTTTAAAGATGGCTGAACTCGATTTATTAACTAAAACATTAAATGTTCCTCCAATACTTATATTGGATGATGTTTTGGCGGAATTAGATTTAACCAGGCAAAATTTGTTATTAAATTCTGTTGGCAAAGATAGTCAATGTTTTATAAGTGCGACACATTTGGATAAATTTAATCAGTCTTTCGTAGGCTCTTCACAAATGATTCACTTATAA